Proteins found in one Desulfovibrio porci genomic segment:
- the rpiB gene encoding ribose 5-phosphate isomerase B — MQRIHLASDHAGFDLKATLAQQLTGLGYEVVDDGTHSRESCDYPVFAHKLCEAVEREHCLGILVCGTGIGMSLAANRHPGIRAALCATELHARLSRRHNNANVLCLGSRVTGVELALAIMGAFLESQFEGGRHQRRLDQLNAPA; from the coding sequence ATGCAACGCATCCACCTGGCATCGGACCACGCCGGATTTGACCTGAAGGCTACCCTGGCCCAGCAGCTGACCGGACTCGGCTACGAGGTTGTCGACGACGGAACCCATTCCAGGGAAAGTTGCGACTATCCCGTCTTTGCCCACAAACTCTGCGAAGCTGTGGAGCGTGAGCACTGCCTCGGCATCCTGGTCTGCGGCACGGGCATCGGCATGTCCCTGGCCGCCAACCGCCACCCCGGCATCCGGGCCGCGCTCTGCGCCACCGAACTGCACGCCCGCCTGAGCCGCCGCCACAACAACGCCAACGTGCTTTGCCTGGGTTCGCGCGTCACGGGCGTGGAACTGGCTCTGGCCATCATGGGGGCTTTTCTGGAAAGTCAGTTTGAAGGGGGCCGCCATCAGCGCCGCCTGGATCAGCTCAACGCCCCGGCCTGA